A single window of Crassostrea angulata isolate pt1a10 chromosome 8, ASM2561291v2, whole genome shotgun sequence DNA harbors:
- the LOC128161584 gene encoding uncharacterized protein LOC128161584, whose translation MHTVKNEAFFYRPFLLTTIKDDIKNCQTEFSFYQSKMLKKAHRLQFSIDNALYDLLNYVFCDLDFKHRCLKQKTEMITYISSLQRYERRYEQSSNSPLQFLSSLKKDIPPPINITLHTSQFYMTESLNKEHVMWSLSEIQITERGNRRTGNQYLLKLMPEAEFHHSIIVTGVDGCFHISCETSDRVWVSDRQHNLILANTSGDTLHRVEDPRGDLYGLHTVNNESELIYIDEDYNINKLSKDMKTTTTFIEKTYSTWEPKCLYLSSSTGDLLVGMYMHKLWTGKVSRYNKNGQLKQTIQHSNTGKELYGKPNYITVNNNEDVVVSEHLYDFDNVSDYKDFRSGAVVVTDREGRHRFSYTEHPSGSVLKPCGICTDALSHILVCDGATNTVQMLDKDGQFLSHLLIRPSGIFSPCSLSYDVNTHRLWVGSGNNTVVIYRYITRHDALTDLNSGTSDVMEALREIQTTGTEIPHQGNQCLLKLMSPPKLLSSLTMTGVYRCYHISCVTSDRVWVSDGRNNLILTSTTGVLLHRVEDICRVLYGGFHTVNSESELFYIDRNYNINKLSKDMKTTTTFIERTYSTWRPWCVYWSPSTGDLLVGVNIYTRRTHKAKVTRYNQSGQLTQTIQKDNTGLELYTEPVYITENNNGDVVVSEFDAVVVTERGGRHRFSYTGHPSGSELRPFGICTDALSHILMCDDTTKTVQMLDRDGQFLSHLPVRPAREFVARGLSYDVNAHRLWVGSYNNKLCVYRCIDREDATTDKDIHFPDEDAFISSTSAVE comes from the exons ATGCACACTGTGAAAAATGAGGCTTTCTTCTACAGACCCTTTCTCTTGACAACAATCAAAGATGATATAAAAAACTGCCAAACAGAATTCTCCTTCTATCAATCAAAGATGTTAAAAAAGGCCCACAGACTGCAGTTTAGCATTGACAATGCGCTATATGATCTATTAAACTATGTGTTTTGTGACCTTGATTTCAAACATAGATGTTTAAAACAGAAGACAGAAATGATTACATACATTTCAAGTCTACAAAGATACGAACGGAGATATGAACAGTCATCAAACAGTCCGTTGCAATTCCTTTCATCCTTAAAGAAAGACATTCCACCCCCGATAAATATTACACTCCATACCAGCCAATTCTAcatgactgagtcactcaacaaAGAGCATGTGATGTGGTCACTAAGTGAaatccaaatcacagagagaggaaaccgTCGCACTGGAAACCAGTATTTGTTAAAACTAATGCCTGAAGCTGAGTTCCATCATTCTATCATAGTGACAGGTGTTGATGGTTGTTTTCACATTTCCTGTGagacatcagaccgggtctgggtcagtgatagACAACATAATCTCATCTTGGCAAACACATCTGGTGACActctacatcgtgtggaggATCCACGTGGTGATTTATAtggattacacacagtgaacaatgagagtgaactgatttatatagatgaggattataacatcaacaaactgtcaaaggatatgaaaacaaccaccacatttatagagaaAACATACTCTACATGGGAACCAAAGTGTTTGTATTTGTCCtcgtccactggggatctactggtcgggatgtaCATGCATAAACTATGGACAGGCAAGGTATCCCGATACAACAAGAATGGACAATTAAAACAAACCATACAACACAGCAATACAGGAAAGGAACTGTATGGTAAACCTAACTATATAACAGTGAACAACAATgaggatgtcgtggtgtctgagcATTTGTATGACTTTGATAATGTGTCTGACTATAAAGATTTTAGGTctggtgctgtagtggtgacagatcgagaaggaagacatcgtttctcgtACACAGAACATCCATCAGGATCAGTACTAAAGCCATGTGGAATatgtactgacgcgctgtcacacatcctaGTGTGTGATGGTGCAACCAATACAGTACAGATGTTGGacaaggacggtcagttcctgtcacatcttCTGATAAGACCATCAGGGATATTCTCACCATGcagcctgagttatgatgtcaacactcaccgtctctgggtcggatcaggGAACAACACGGTggttatatacaggtatatcaccagacatgacgctctgacag ACCTGAATTCAGGCACATCCGATGTTATGGAGGCATTGAGGGAAATCCAAACCACAGGGACAGAAATACCACACCaaggaaaccagtgtctgctgaaactgatgtCTCCCCCCAAGTTACTTTCCTCTCTCACAATGACAGGTGTTTATCGTTGTTACCatatttcctgtgtgacatcagaccgggtctgggttAGTGATGGAAGAAACAATCTCATCTTGACAAGTACAACAGGTGTCCTTCTACATCGTGTGGAGGATATATGTAGAGTTTTATATGGAGGATTtcacacagtgaacagtgagagtgaactgttttatatagataggaattataacatcaataaactgtcaaaggatatgaaaacaactaccacatttatagagagaacaTACTCTACATGGAGACCatggtgtgtgtactggtccccgtccaccGGGGATCTTCTGGTCGGGGTGAATATATATACTAGAAGGACACACAAGGCTAAGGTAACCCGTTACAACCAGAGCGGACAACTGACACAAACCATACAGAAAGACAACACAGGACTCGAACTGTATACAGAACCTGTCTATATAAccgagaacaacaatggggatgtcgtggtgtctgagtttgatgctgtagtggtgacagagcgcGGAGGAAGACaccgtttctcctacacaggacacCCATCAGGATCAGAACTACGGCCGTttggaatctgtactgacgcgtTGTCACACATCCTGATGTGTGATGATACAACCAAAACAGTACAGATGTTGGACAGGGACGGTCAGTTCCTATCACATCTACCAGTAAGACCAGCGAGGGAATTCGTTGCTCGCGGCCTAAGCTATGATGTCAACgctcaccgtctctgggtcggatcatACAACAACAAGCTGTGTGTCTATAGGTGTATAGACCGCGAGGACGCTACGACAG ATAAGGACATACACTTCCCTGATGAAGATGCTTTTATCAGCTCAACATCAGCCGTAGAATAG
- the LOC128159919 gene encoding uncharacterized protein LOC128159919: MSNTEQASAVSRPTDTPGADPPTSTPGDPPQYVDRRRSWLTEDVPDVDDDDSIDDAIMLPILPLELAVVCCMTNFLLPGVGTMISGFSVLCCAKTDDLTPKQRYISSLVVVVIGVLQLLMVSCFLIGWIWSGIWGVSLIGNSAEYYKETETSNWRNDSRRRLRPRSNLIYPMRARSNIRYHSPPPPYEMYRSPPPGYSMPGQTLDTQQTDPEAQEEMEIPAEPEPDRNLDMVEERIVRDEASNPRPQYWKCAVCQKQNNSSEHKFQCTRCIENVCGSCYQQQITIPNGERIPVCETCYNELTLNDCVT; the protein is encoded by the exons ATGTCAAACACAGAACAAGCATCTGCCGTCTCGCGCCCAACCGATACCCCTGGAGCCGACCCCCCAACTTCAACCCCCGGGGACCCCCCTCAATACGTTGATAGGCGGCGGTCCTGGCTGACGGAGGATGTCCCAGATGTTGATGACGATGACTCGATTGATGACGCCATCATGTTACCCATCCTGCCCCTGGAGTTGGCCGTGGTGTGCTGTATGACGAACTTCCTACTCCCAGGAGTAG GCACTATGATATCCGGGTTCTCTGTTCTGTGCTGCGCCAAGACGGACGATCTGACCCCCAAACAGCGCTACATCTCCAGCCTCGTTGTGGTGGTGATTGGGGTCCTCCAGCTGCTGATGGTGTCCTGTTTTCTGATTGGTTGGATCTGGAGCGGAATCTGGGGAGTGTCTCTGATAGGAAACTCAG CCGAGTACTATAAAGAAACAGAGACTTCGAACTGGCGGAATGACAGCCGGCGGCGTCTGCGCCCTCGCTCCAACCTGATCTACCCGATGCGGGCCCGCTCCAACATCCGGTACCACAGCCCACCCCCACCCTACGAGATGTACCGGAGTCCTCCGCCAGGCTACTCTATGCCCGGACAAACGCTAGATACGCAGCAAACGGATCCGGAAGCTCAGGAAGAAATGGAAATTCCTGCGGAGCCCGAGCCCGACCGGAATTTAGATATG GTAGAGGAGCGAATAGTACGAGACGAGGCAAGTAACCCCCGGCCCCAGTACTGGAAGTGTGCAGTCTGTCAGAAACAGAACAACTCATCGGAACACAAG TTCCAGTGTACACGCTGTATAGAGAACGTGTGCGGATCCTGCTACCAACAACAAATCACCATACCTAATGGGGAGCGGATCCCAGTCTGTGAAACGTGCTACAACGAACTAACGCTCAACGATTGTGTGACTTGA
- the LOC128161684 gene encoding galactose-specific lectin nattectin-like, which translates to MAMISVRSGLGLWCIILSAVTTVEGACPEGFFPHGDSCYFFSSSMEADWIEAGFFCNRFNGGDLVAVESHSENEFLYQILHFMRSDKSFWMGGTDEFVEGHWIWISTMDKMTFTDWGQGYHDGHGSHEDCLQIQAGGRWKDAVCSVRSNFICEVPALGGPDIVG; encoded by the exons ATGGCTATGATTTCCGTGCGTTCTGGACTAGGTCTGTGGTGTATCATCCTGTCAGCAG TGACCACGGTTGAGGGGGCGTGTCCGGAGGGGTTTTTCCCGCATGGTGACTCTTGTTACTTCTTCTCCTCCAGCATGGAAGCTGACTGGATCGAGGCCGGG tttttcTGTAACCGATTTAATGGGGGAGACTTAGTTGCCGTCGAATCGCATTCAGAAAACGAGTTTCTGTAtcaaatattacattttatgcGTTCAGATA AGAGTTTTTGGATGGGCGGGACGGACGAGTTTGTTGAAGGTCACTGGATTTGGATCTCTACGATGGACAAAATGACCTTCACCGACTGGGGTCAAGGTTATCACGACGGCCACGGTTCTCACGAGGACTGTCTCCAGATCCAGGCGGGGGGTCGGTGGAAGGACGCCGTGTGCTCAGTCAGGTCCAACTTCATCTGCGAGGTCCC TGCGCTAGGTGGGCCCGATATCGTTGGATGA
- the LOC128161682 gene encoding perlucin-like, translated as MWHRVLVLWITGLIQVYTAQEACPEGFFQHGTSCYFFSSHLAADWIEAGSFCRRFNGGDLVAIETQSENTFIYQQLLLMHDHNNFWIGGTDEFVEGHWVWIPTMQRLGFTDWSPGNPSDSSSNEDCMEIIVGHSAPTTHWNDDDCSKKANFICEVPMLDGSPPNVIG; from the exons ATGTGGCACCGAGTTCTGGTATTGTGGATAACTGGACTTATACAAG tatACACAGCACAAGAGGCGTGTCCTGAGGGATTTTTCCAACATGGGACTTCCTGTTACTTCTTCTCCTCCCACCTGGCGGCAGACTGGATCGAGGCGGGG TCTTTCTGCAGAAGGTTCAATGGTGGAGATCTCGTTGCCATAGAAACACAGTCTGAAAACACGTTTATTTACCAGCAATTACTTTTGATGCATGATCATA ATAATTTCTGGATCGGAGGGACGGACGAGTTTGTAGAGGGACACTGGGTCTGGATTCCCACGATGCAGAGGCTGGGCTTCACCGACTGGAGTCCGGGAAACCCAAGCGACAGCAGCTCTAACGAGGACTGCATGGAGATCATTGTGGGTCACTCGGCGCCGACCACCCACTGGAACGACGACGACTGCTCCAAGAAAGCCAACTTTATCTGCGAAGTCCC GATGTTAGATGGTTCACCTCCAAATGTAATTGGATGA